Proteins encoded by one window of Carassius auratus strain Wakin chromosome 24, ASM336829v1, whole genome shotgun sequence:
- the LOC113042099 gene encoding SUMO-conjugating enzyme UBC9-B-like: protein MSGIALSRLAQERKAWRKDHPFGFVAVPTKNPDGTMNLMNWECAIPGKKGTPWEGGLFKLRMLFKDDYPSSPPKCKFEPPLFHPNVYPSGTVCLSILEEDKDWRPAITIKQILLGIQELLNEPNIQDPAQAEAYTIYCQNRVEYEKRVRAQAKKFSPS, encoded by the exons ATGTCTGGCATTGCTCTGAGTCGACTTGCACAAGAGCGCAAAGCATGGCGGAAAGACCATCCATTC GGCTTTGTTGCTGTGCCTACGAAAAACCCTGACGGTACAATGAATCTTATGAACTGGGAATGTGCTATTCCAGGAAAGAAGGGG aCTCCATGGGAAGGAGGTCTGTTCAAGTTAAGGATGCTGTTTAAAGATGACTACCCCTCATCACCCCCAAAAT GTAAATTTGAGCCTCCGCTGTTCCATCCGAATGTGTATCCATCAGGAACGGTGTGTCTTTCCATACTAGAGGAGGATAAAGACTGGAGGCCTGCCATTACCATTAAACAG ATTCTGTTAGGGATTCAGGAGCTGCTAAATGAACCGAACATACAGGATCCGGCTCAGGCGGAGGCGTACACTATATACTG TCAGAATAGAGTGGAGTACGAGAAGAGAGTTCGTGCACAGGCCAAAAAATTCTCCCCGTCGTAA
- the LOC113042095 gene encoding 3-phosphoinositide-dependent protein kinase 1-like: protein MARATSQIYDVAPLRSSVLISCPSMVRGQQDTPRLHGSSMEGQAPPPQPTQPRKKRPEDFRFGKILGEGSFSTVVLAKEHSTGKEYAIKILEKRHIMKENKAQYVKRERDIMSHLDHPFFVKLYFTFQDEEKLYFGLSYAKNGELLKYIRKIGSFDETCTRFYSAEIVCALEYLHQKGIIHRDLKPENVLLSEEMHIQITDFGTAKQLSSDSKQARANSFVGTAQYVSPELLTEKSACKSSDLWALGCIIYQLVAGLPPFRAGNEYLIFQKIIKLEYEFPEKFFPKAKDLVEQLLSLEPCKRIGCEEMGGYGPLKSHPFFETVGWDDIHLQTPPKLTAYLPAMSEDDEDCYGNYDDLLSQFSCMQVAQPGHAPSVPFKVETSQPTYNPSPSVDQFIHIHELDSNSMELDLQYSEEEKRVLLGKQSAANPWHQFVENNLILKMGPVDKRKGLFARRRQLLLTEGPHLYYVDPVNKVLKGEIPWSLELRPEAKNFKTFFVHTPNRTYYLMDPSGNADKWCKKILEVWRKIYHKNQSPSL, encoded by the exons ATGGCAAGAGCCACGAGTCAGATC TATGATGTTGCACCCCTCCGATCCTCTGTTCTCATCTCCTGTCCATCAATGGTAAGAGGCCAGCAGGACACGCCCCGTCTCCACGGTAGCAGCATGGAGGGACAGGCTCCACCCCCCCAGCCCACCCAGCCTCGCAAGAAGAGACCCGAGGATTTCCGCTTTGGCAAAATATTGGGAGAAGGCTCTTTTTCAACC GTTGTGTTAGCAAAGGAGCACTCGACGGGGAAAGAGTATGCAA TTAAGATCCTGGAAAAGCGGCATATAATGAAGGAGAACAAAGCGCAATATGTCAAGAGAGAACGAGACATCATGTCACACCTAGATCATCCGTTCTTTGTCAAGCTTTACTTCACTTTTCAGGATGAAGAGAAGCTGT ATTTTGGATTGAGCTACGCTAAAAATGGCGAACTGCTGAAATACATTCGAAAAATAGGCTCGTTTGACGAGACCTGCACGCGTTTCTACTCCGCTGAGATAGTTTGTGCTCTTGAGTACTTGCATCAGAAGGGCATCATCCACAG AGATCTGAAGCCAGAGAATGTTCTGCTCAGTGAGGAGATGCACATTCAAATAACAGACTTTGGCACGGCCAAACAACTGTCCTCTGATAGCAAACAGG CAAGAGCAAACTCATTTGTTGGTACGGCTCAGTATGTCTCTCCTGAATTACTGACTGAGAAATCTGCCTGCAAGAG TTCGGATCTCTGGGCATTAGGCTGCATCATCTACCAGCTTGTTGCTGGTTTGCCGCCATTCAGAGCTGG GAATGAGTATCTAATATTTCAGAAGATTATAAAACTCGAGTACGAGTTTCCTGAGAAATTTTTCCCTAAAGCTAAGGACCTTGTAGAACAACTTCTG TCACTGGAGCCCTGCAAGCGGATTGGCTGTGAGGAGATGGGCGGCTACGGACCGTTGAAGTCCCACCCTTTCTTTGAGACAGTTGGGTGGGATGATATCCATCTGCAAACTCCCCCCAAACTAACGGCGTATCTGCCTGCCATGTCTGAGGATGATGAGGACTGCTATGGAAAT TATGATGATCTCCTGAGCCAGTTCAGTTGTATGCAGGTGGCACAGCCTGGCCACGCCCCTTCAGTTCCCTTCAAAGTAGAGACAAGTCAACCTACATATAACCCCTCCCCTAGTGTGGATCAGTTTATACATATTCATGAGCTGGACAGTAATAGCATGGAGCTCGACCTACAGTACAGCGAAGAGGAGAAACGTGTCTTACTGGGCAAGCAGAGTGCTGCAAACCCATG GCACCAGTTTGTGGAGAATAACCTCATCTTAAAAATGGGCCCAGTGGACAAACGCAAA GGTCTGTTTGCACGGCGGAGGCAGTTGCTACTGACCGAGGGTCCGCACTTATACTATGTGGATCCGGTCAATAAAGTTCTGAAAGGGGAGATTCCATGGTCACTTGAACTACGGCCTGAAGCGAAGAACTTTAAAACCTTCTTTGTACACACG CCAAACCGGACGTACTATCTAATGGACCCAAGCGGCAACGCCGACAAATGGTGCAAGAAAATCCTGGAAGTTTGGAGGAAGATCTACCACAAAAACCAGAGCCCCAGTTTATAG
- the LOC113042097 gene encoding BTB/POZ domain-containing protein KCTD5 isoform X1 has product MTDTHGEISGHVCLRPAPVQTFNHRSSTWVRLNVGGTYFLTTRQTLCRDPKSFLFRLCQTEPDLDSDKDESGAYLIDRDPMYFGPVLNYLRHGKLVLNKNLTEEGALEEAEFYNITSLIKLIKEKISEREAKTTHTPVKHVYRVLQCQEEELTQMVSTMSDGWKFEQLVSVGYGRAQKSEFFLIVSREVKGEESSQTHPAHSGELVNIGSSYNYGNEDQAEFLCVVSKELHNQSNSSNTQPSEKAKILQERGSRI; this is encoded by the exons ATGACCGACACTCACGGCGAGATCAGCGGGCACGTCTGTCTGCGACCGGCTCCGGTGCAGACCTTTAACCACAGATCCTCTACGTGGGTCCGTTTGAACGTCGGTGGCACGTACTTTCTGACCACCAGACAGACGCTCTGCAGGGATCCCAAATCGTTCCTGTTCCGGCTGTGCCAAACAGAGCCAGACCTCGATTCTGATAAG GATGAGTCTGGGGCGTATTTGATTGATAGGGATCCCATGTATTTCGGGCCTGTGCTGAATTACCTGAGACATGGGAAGCTGGTCCTCAACAAGAACCTGACGGAGGAAG gagcTCTTGAAGAGGCAGAGTTTTACAACATCACATCATTAATAAAACTCATCAAAGAAAAGATCAGTGAAAGAGAAGCCAAGACGACACAC ACGCCAGTCAAGCATGTTTACAGAGTGTTGCAGTGTCAAGAAGAAGAACTTACTCAGATGGTCTCGACCATGTCAGACGGATGGAAGTTTGAGCAG CTTGTCAGTGTAGGTTATGGGCGGGCCCAGAAGTCAGAGTTTTTCCTGATTGTGTCTCGAGAGGTGAAGGGGGAGGAGTCAAGCCAAACTCACCCTGCCCACAGTGGAGAG CTGGTCAATATCGGATCCTCCTATAACTATGGTAATGAAGATCAGGCGGAGTTCTTGTGTGTTGTTTCTAAGGAACTGCACAACCAATCGAACAGCAGCAACACTCAACCCAGTGAGAAAGCCAAG ATTCTACAGGAACGTGGTTCAAGAATATGA
- the LOC113042098 gene encoding interleukin-9 receptor: MHCSFFILTLVCFSHNLVNFITRGEQYGLECLSDYLSSITCSLNISAESLGNESSFWLNFSSFDEYFECTLKMGEQSLLCELDLSPHVTFTDVDSFRISLHSSYHGNNFSFVLDDDFMPSKHIRPFPPSDLSMHWEKDRALFQWQSGYDANRILVSHLQYQLSIYSQHKLYEVEAADQKVDVDESRFEPHTNYTVRVRSQPDQEDYKGVWSPWSPALHWRSGNLNRTSTGQFPKKTPGGSFHVAWYLLLLPLLLVLLSCIPYSRWRKNNYIPSPAPYFRDWDVDVQIRSVLSGKMRDIMQGEESLQIDILTESTDTPLQPTTLDYENLGELDEHESPSMPHSPLGSEVDSGCWIRDFVTTERGSITCSEDYCTLSSSHTYAI; encoded by the exons ATGCATTGCTCTTTTTTTATCCTCACATTGGTTTGTTTCTCTCATAATTTGGTGAATTTTATAACTCGGG GTGAACAGTACGGTCTGGAGTGTCTCAGTGATTATTTATCCAGTATCACCTGCTCTCTGAACATCTCGGCTGAGTCTCTGGGCAATGAATCGTCCTTCTGGCTTAATTTCAGCTCTTTTGA CGAATACTTCGAATGCACACTGAAGATGGGAGAACAGTCGTTACTGTGCGAGTTGGATTTATCACCGCATGTGACTTTCACCGATGTGGACAGCTTCAGGATCTCCCTCCATTCCAGTTACCATGGCAACAACTTCTCCTTTGTTCTAGATGATGACTTCATGCCTAGTAAACACA ttcGTCCATTCCCTCCGTCTGACCTGTCAATGCACTGGGAGAAAGACAGGGCTCTTTTCCAGTGGCAGAGCGGATATGATGCCAACAGAATCCTTGTATCTCACTTACAGTACCAGCTCAGCATTTACAGTCAACACAAG CTGTATGAGGTAGAAGCTGCTGACCAGAAGGTGGATGTGGATGAGTCTAGATTTGAGCCTCACACAAATTACACAGTGCGTGTGAGATCGCAGCCAGATCAAGAAGATTACAAAGGCGTGTGGAGTCCGTGGTCCCCTGCGTTACACTGGAGATCTGGGAACCTCAACAGAACGTCCACTGGTCAGTTCCCCAAAA agaCTCCAGGAGGATCTTTCCATGTTGCCTGGTATCTACTGCTATTGCCATTGCTACTGGTCCTTCTGTCCTGTATCCCATATTCtag ATGGAGGAAGAATAATTATATACCATCACCAGCACCTTATTTCAGAGACTGGGATGTAGATGTTCAG ATCCGCTCAGTGCTGTCAGGTAAGATGAGAGATATAATGCAGGGGGAGGAGTCTCTCCAGATTGACATTCTGACAGAGAGcacagacacgccccttcaaccCACCACCTTAGACTATGAGAATTTGGGAGAGCTCGACGAGCATGAGTCTCCCAGCATGCCGCATTCTCCTCTGGGTTCAGAGGTCGACTCAGGGTGTTGGATTCGCGATTTTGTCACAACCGAGAGAGGAAGCATCACATGCAGTGAGGACTACTGCACACTTTCCAGTTCACACACTTATGCAATCTAA
- the LOC113042097 gene encoding BTB/POZ domain-containing protein KCTD5 isoform X2, with protein sequence MTDTHGEISGHVCLRPAPVQTFNHRSSTWVRLNVGGTYFLTTRQTLCRDPKSFLFRLCQTEPDLDSDKDESGAYLIDRDPMYFGPVLNYLRHGKLVLNKNLTEEGALEEAEFYNITSLIKLIKEKISEREAKTTHTPVKHVYRVLQCQEEELTQMVSTMSDGWKFEQLVNIGSSYNYGNEDQAEFLCVVSKELHNQSNSSNTQPSEKAKILQERGSRI encoded by the exons ATGACCGACACTCACGGCGAGATCAGCGGGCACGTCTGTCTGCGACCGGCTCCGGTGCAGACCTTTAACCACAGATCCTCTACGTGGGTCCGTTTGAACGTCGGTGGCACGTACTTTCTGACCACCAGACAGACGCTCTGCAGGGATCCCAAATCGTTCCTGTTCCGGCTGTGCCAAACAGAGCCAGACCTCGATTCTGATAAG GATGAGTCTGGGGCGTATTTGATTGATAGGGATCCCATGTATTTCGGGCCTGTGCTGAATTACCTGAGACATGGGAAGCTGGTCCTCAACAAGAACCTGACGGAGGAAG gagcTCTTGAAGAGGCAGAGTTTTACAACATCACATCATTAATAAAACTCATCAAAGAAAAGATCAGTGAAAGAGAAGCCAAGACGACACAC ACGCCAGTCAAGCATGTTTACAGAGTGTTGCAGTGTCAAGAAGAAGAACTTACTCAGATGGTCTCGACCATGTCAGACGGATGGAAGTTTGAGCAG CTGGTCAATATCGGATCCTCCTATAACTATGGTAATGAAGATCAGGCGGAGTTCTTGTGTGTTGTTTCTAAGGAACTGCACAACCAATCGAACAGCAGCAACACTCAACCCAGTGAGAAAGCCAAG ATTCTACAGGAACGTGGTTCAAGAATATGA